The Geobacter sp. AOG2 genome includes a window with the following:
- a CDS encoding DegT/DnrJ/EryC1/StrS aminotransferase family protein encodes MIPMVDLKTQYHTLKAEIDTAVLAALESSQFILGPNVTALEQEAAAYLGSPHAVTCASGTDALHLAILAAGIGPGDEVITSPFTFIATAEAICYAGATPVFVDIDPQTFNLDPAMVEKAITPRTKAIIPVHLFGQPADMAAFAAICGKHDLLLIEDCAQSFGAAIDGRMTGTIGLLGCFSFFPSKNLGCYGDGGMVTCATAELAEQVKVLRNHGSRVRYHHSMIGFNSRLDDIQAAILRVKLKRIDEFNAGRRRVAQLYSSLLADVATVPHEDGKGVHVYHQYTILTDRRDAVMAKLSEQQIASAVYYPIPLHKQDVFAQACAGVSLPVAEAVASRCMSLPVYPEMPDASVRLVAETVKEVLVG; translated from the coding sequence ATGATACCGATGGTAGACCTCAAAACCCAATATCACACCCTGAAAGCGGAGATCGATACGGCAGTTCTCGCCGCCCTGGAGAGCAGCCAGTTCATCCTGGGGCCCAATGTGACCGCCCTGGAGCAGGAGGCCGCGGCCTACCTCGGCTCTCCCCATGCCGTTACCTGCGCATCGGGCACCGACGCCCTGCACCTGGCCATTCTGGCGGCCGGCATCGGTCCGGGGGATGAGGTCATCACGTCTCCGTTCACCTTTATCGCCACGGCCGAGGCCATCTGCTATGCCGGCGCCACGCCGGTATTCGTGGATATCGATCCCCAAACCTTCAACCTCGACCCGGCCATGGTCGAAAAAGCCATCACACCGCGTACCAAGGCGATCATACCGGTGCACCTCTTCGGCCAGCCGGCGGACATGGCTGCATTCGCGGCCATCTGCGGGAAGCATGACCTGCTCCTCATCGAGGATTGCGCCCAGTCCTTCGGCGCCGCGATCGATGGCCGCATGACCGGCACCATCGGCCTTCTGGGCTGTTTCAGCTTTTTCCCCAGCAAGAATCTGGGATGCTACGGCGACGGCGGCATGGTCACCTGCGCCACGGCCGAGTTGGCCGAACAGGTCAAGGTGCTGCGCAACCACGGCAGCCGGGTACGCTACCACCACAGTATGATCGGCTTCAACAGCCGTCTTGACGACATCCAGGCCGCCATCCTGCGGGTGAAGCTCAAGCGGATCGACGAATTCAACGCCGGCCGCCGCCGCGTGGCGCAGCTCTACTCCTCCCTGCTGGCAGACGTGGCGACCGTTCCCCACGAGGACGGCAAAGGGGTGCATGTCTATCACCAGTACACGATCCTGACCGACCGGCGCGATGCCGTCATGGCCAAACTCTCCGAACAGCAGATCGCCTCTGCCGTCTACTACCCCATCCCGCTCCACAAGCAGGACGTTTTTGCCCAAGCCTGCGCAGGTGTCAGCCTGCCGGTGGCCGAGGCCGTGGCCAGTCGTTGCATGTCGCTCCCCGTCTATCCCGAAATGCCCGATGCGTCGGTGCGCCTGGTGGCGGAAACCGTCAAAGAGGTACTGGTTGGATAA
- a CDS encoding ABC transporter ATP-binding protein, with protein MSNLLEVRGLCKTYTTGPNRVEVLIDIDLELEAATTTALVGASGAGKSTLLHLLGALDRPSSGSVSFRGEDIFRKSDRELAFFRNKSIGFVFQFHHLLPEFTALENVMMPALIARTAHDKARGAAEELLNDVGLGHRLSHRPGELSGGEQQRVAIARALALSPELLLADEPTGNLDMKTSEGVHALLAELQQKKGLTLVVVTHNESLAAAMGRTVRLVDGRLEQSL; from the coding sequence GTGAGCAACCTGCTTGAGGTGCGCGGCCTGTGCAAAACCTACACGACCGGCCCGAATCGGGTTGAGGTGCTGATCGACATCGACCTCGAACTGGAAGCGGCAACCACCACGGCCCTGGTGGGGGCGTCGGGTGCCGGCAAGAGTACGCTGTTGCACCTGCTGGGGGCTTTGGACCGGCCGTCATCGGGCAGCGTCAGTTTCCGCGGCGAAGACATCTTCCGGAAGAGCGACCGTGAGCTGGCGTTCTTTCGCAACAAAAGCATCGGTTTCGTCTTCCAGTTCCACCATCTACTGCCCGAATTCACGGCCTTGGAAAACGTCATGATGCCGGCCCTGATCGCCCGGACGGCTCACGACAAGGCGCGGGGAGCGGCAGAGGAACTGTTGAACGATGTGGGGTTGGGGCACCGCTTGAGCCATCGGCCCGGCGAGCTGTCCGGCGGCGAGCAGCAGAGGGTGGCGATTGCGCGCGCTCTTGCCCTGTCGCCCGAACTGCTCCTGGCGGATGAACCGACGGGCAATCTGGACATGAAGACCAGCGAAGGTGTCCATGCCCTGTTGGCCGAATTGCAGCAGAAAAAGGGATTGACCCTGGTGGTGGTCACCCATAATGAAAGTTTGGCCGCCGCCATGGGGAGAACCGTACGGCTGGTCGATGGACGGCTTGAACAATCTTTGTGA
- the lpxD gene encoding UDP-3-O-(3-hydroxymyristoyl)glucosamine N-acyltransferase, with product MQQSKTLKELADYLGGAVRGDETVRVGGLAPLETAGPDTVTFLANPKYAAKVAQTKAGAVLMAPGGEGYGRNVIEVANPYLGFAKLLTLFYTFPHPPLGILPESNVGTGVKLGEGISVYPGACVGNNVTIGDRTVIHSGAVIYEGAVIGDDCVVHANAVIRERCRLGNRVIIQPGAVIGSDGFGYAPDGRGYYRIPQIGIVVLEDDVEVGANTTIDRAALEVTLIKRGTKLDNLVQIAHNCQIGNDCMIVSQVGISGSTTVGDHVTLAGQVGVAGHLTIGDNVMVGAKSGVPNSLAANAGYSGYPAQPHKEWLKSMAVVANLPTLKKTVSSLEKRIAELEEQIKNKI from the coding sequence ATGCAACAAAGCAAAACATTGAAGGAACTGGCCGATTACCTGGGCGGTGCGGTCAGGGGCGATGAAACGGTACGTGTTGGCGGACTTGCCCCCCTGGAAACGGCCGGGCCCGACACGGTCACGTTTCTGGCAAACCCCAAATATGCCGCCAAGGTCGCCCAGACGAAGGCCGGAGCGGTGCTGATGGCGCCCGGAGGCGAGGGCTATGGCCGCAATGTGATCGAGGTGGCCAACCCCTACCTGGGATTCGCCAAGCTTCTGACCCTCTTCTATACATTTCCCCATCCCCCCCTGGGCATATTGCCCGAATCGAACGTGGGAACCGGCGTGAAGCTGGGGGAAGGGATCAGTGTCTACCCCGGCGCCTGCGTCGGGAACAACGTCACCATCGGTGACCGGACCGTCATCCATAGCGGCGCCGTCATCTACGAGGGGGCCGTGATCGGCGATGACTGCGTGGTGCACGCCAATGCGGTAATCCGCGAACGGTGCCGTCTCGGCAACCGGGTGATCATCCAGCCCGGAGCGGTCATAGGGAGCGACGGGTTCGGATATGCCCCGGATGGTCGCGGTTACTATCGTATTCCCCAGATCGGCATCGTGGTGCTGGAAGACGATGTGGAGGTCGGCGCCAATACGACTATCGACCGGGCCGCCCTGGAGGTGACCCTGATAAAGCGGGGCACCAAACTCGACAATCTGGTGCAGATCGCCCATAATTGCCAGATCGGGAACGATTGCATGATCGTCTCCCAGGTGGGGATATCGGGCAGCACCACGGTTGGCGACCATGTGACCCTGGCCGGACAGGTCGGCGTTGCCGGCCATCTTACCATCGGCGACAACGTGATGGTGGGGGCCAAGTCGGGGGTGCCCAACTCCCTGGCCGCCAATGCCGGCTACAGCGGCTATCCGGCCCAGCCGCACAAGGAGTGGCTCAAGTCCATGGCGGTTGTCGCCAACCTGCCGACCCTGAAGAAAACGGTCAGCAGTCTGGAGAAACGCATTGCCGAACTGGAAGAGCAGATAAAAAATAAGATCTGA
- the lpxB gene encoding lipid-A-disaccharide synthase, producing MTPSTTRRNIMIVAGEASGDIYGADLAREALKLDPSLRFFGIGGARMREAGVETLVDSADMAVVGLVEVLKHFDVISGAFLKLKRILTSDRPDLLILIDYPGFNLRLAKAARKAGVRVLYYISPQIWAWRQGRVRKIARLVDHMAVILPFEAPFYERAGVPVSFVGHPMIDLVKVAAGRDEAATGFGLDPGRRIVGLFPGSRRNEIERLLPVIIDAAVLLKKRFPDVQFVLPLASTLRDEDITPQLAAAGLEVVITRERIHNLIRASDAVISVSGTVTLEIALVGTPMVIIYKLSPLTYQLAKRLVKVDNIGLCNIVAGKTVVRELIQEEANPARIADEIGLILTDAGYAGTIREELAAVRERLGGGGASANVARLILATMDNQ from the coding sequence ATGACTCCATCGACGACGCGACGGAACATTATGATCGTGGCGGGCGAAGCCTCCGGCGACATCTACGGTGCCGATCTGGCCCGGGAAGCGCTCAAGCTGGACCCGTCGCTGCGTTTCTTCGGCATCGGCGGCGCGCGCATGCGCGAGGCGGGGGTCGAAACCCTGGTGGATTCGGCCGATATGGCCGTGGTAGGCCTTGTGGAGGTGCTCAAGCATTTCGACGTCATCTCGGGAGCCTTCCTCAAACTCAAACGCATCCTGACTTCCGACCGCCCGGACTTGCTGATCCTGATCGACTACCCCGGATTCAACCTGCGCCTGGCCAAGGCGGCCCGCAAGGCCGGGGTAAGGGTGCTGTACTACATCAGCCCCCAGATCTGGGCCTGGCGCCAGGGGCGGGTCAGAAAGATCGCCCGGCTGGTGGATCACATGGCGGTGATCCTCCCCTTTGAAGCGCCTTTTTACGAGCGTGCCGGCGTGCCGGTGTCGTTTGTGGGGCATCCCATGATCGACCTGGTCAAGGTTGCCGCCGGGCGGGACGAGGCGGCCACCGGCTTCGGGCTGGACCCCGGCCGCAGGATCGTCGGGCTCTTCCCCGGCAGTCGCAGGAACGAGATCGAACGCCTCCTGCCGGTGATCATCGACGCCGCCGTCCTGCTGAAAAAGCGTTTCCCCGACGTCCAGTTCGTGCTGCCCCTGGCATCCACGTTGCGCGATGAGGACATAACCCCGCAACTTGCGGCGGCAGGGCTTGAGGTCGTCATCACCCGCGAACGGATTCACAACCTGATCCGGGCCAGCGATGCCGTCATCTCCGTTTCGGGCACCGTCACCCTGGAAATTGCCCTGGTCGGTACGCCCATGGTCATCATCTACAAGCTCTCGCCCCTCACCTACCAACTGGCAAAACGCCTGGTGAAGGTGGACAATATCGGACTTTGCAATATCGTCGCCGGGAAAACCGTCGTCAGGGAACTCATTCAGGAAGAGGCCAATCCCGCCAGGATCGCGGACGAGATAGGTTTGATCCTGACGGATGCGGGGTACGCGGGGACAATCAGGGAAGAATTGGCGGCCGTACGGGAGAGGTTAGGCGGTGGCGGCGCCTCCGCGAATGTGGCACGACTGATACTGGCAACAATGGACAATCAATGA
- a CDS encoding OmpH family outer membrane protein, producing the protein MRRFIVAGIMALAFAAGTASAADVKIGYVDMQRALNNSEAGKEAKEQLAARLKKYQDEINGKQDELKKLKDELEKQGMLLSETARASKEKDYQQKLKEFQRFTKDAQDELQGKDEEFTRKILEEMEKVIKEYGRANGYAFIFAKNDNLMVYVDDKSDVTEDVLKLFNTTKKK; encoded by the coding sequence ATGAGAAGGTTTATAGTGGCGGGAATCATGGCTCTTGCCTTTGCTGCGGGGACGGCGTCTGCTGCCGATGTCAAGATCGGCTACGTGGATATGCAGCGGGCGCTCAACAATTCCGAGGCGGGTAAAGAGGCCAAGGAACAGTTGGCGGCACGACTCAAGAAATACCAGGACGAGATCAACGGCAAGCAGGACGAACTCAAGAAGCTGAAGGACGAACTCGAGAAACAGGGCATGCTCCTGTCCGAAACGGCCCGGGCCAGCAAGGAGAAGGACTATCAGCAAAAGCTGAAGGAGTTCCAGCGTTTCACCAAGGACGCCCAGGACGAGCTTCAGGGCAAGGATGAAGAATTTACCCGCAAGATCCTCGAAGAGATGGAGAAGGTGATCAAGGAATACGGCCGCGCCAACGGTTACGCCTTTATCTTTGCCAAGAACGACAACCTGATGGTGTATGTGGACGATAAGAGCGATGTGACCGAGGACGTGCTGAAACTCTTCAATACCACCAAAAAGAAATAG
- the fabZ gene encoding 3-hydroxyacyl-ACP dehydratase FabZ, with product MLMDVNEIMKILPHRYPFLMVDRIVELEHGKRCVGIKNVTINEPFFQGHFPGHPVMPGVLIIEAMAQVAGIMAYLASDDETKKKVSYFMSIDNAKFRKPVFPGDQLRIVIETTLNRRGIWGVDGKAFVGETLVTEAALKATFADKAA from the coding sequence ATGCTAATGGACGTCAATGAAATCATGAAGATCCTTCCCCACCGTTACCCCTTCCTCATGGTCGATCGGATCGTTGAGCTGGAGCACGGCAAACGCTGCGTCGGAATCAAGAACGTCACCATCAACGAGCCCTTTTTCCAGGGGCACTTTCCCGGCCATCCGGTCATGCCGGGGGTGCTGATCATTGAGGCCATGGCCCAGGTTGCCGGTATCATGGCCTACCTGGCTTCTGATGATGAAACGAAAAAGAAGGTCAGTTATTTCATGTCCATCGACAATGCGAAGTTCAGAAAGCCGGTATTCCCGGGGGACCAACTGCGCATCGTGATCGAAACGACCCTCAACCGCCGCGGAATATGGGGGGTTGACGGCAAGGCGTTCGTGGGCGAAACCCTGGTCACCGAGGCTGCCCTTAAGGCGACCTTTGCCGACAAGGCCGCGTAG
- the bamA gene encoding outer membrane protein assembly factor BamA, translating into MPIFRVLVLIICALQLMVAGVARAEGEKIVEVRITGNHRIESAAILNVISTKAGDTMRDDKIDADIRAIYKLGQFQDIKAEVEDTGKGTVLVYAVQEKPVVRDIKFEGNKELSNDKLKDALEFRQNSILSTKDLAKSVAKMKKLYGDEGYYLAEIDPVVEKRTPTDLAITFKVTEGKKILIRTIHFDGNKAFSDRQLRKVMETKEKWFLSWLTGAGTYKEEVLKNDALLIADHYMNNGYINVKVGEPVVKLTEAKDALEAFIGITEGEQYRVGDVDFKGDLLEPVSELRKKIKDEPGQIFSRSVLRGDIAALTDVYADKGYAFVNVNPLTKADNTKLTIDLTFDMEKGELVSIERINVAGNPKTRDKVVRRELRITEGDLYSATGIKRSKQNLMNTGYFEEANLATAKGSASNKLNVNVDVKEKPTGSFSIGGGYSSLDGVIGQGSVQQSNFLGLGLKANVSGSLGGKSQTYSLGLTDPYFLDTKWTLGADVYRTQRDYSDYTRRLTGGDIKGGYPINDFVGTFFMYKYEIKDIYNPQQAYLDFNVTDPDNYPLGVTTTSSIMASITHNNTDYRLDPSTGFINSLTAEFAGLGGNNKFARYTLENTWFHPIYKKLIFSTKLAMGYVQKVGGRKVPIDEKFYLGGIFSLRGYKARTVSPVNPLLVVDHGTMSPSDQKVYLGGNKEFYGNTEFTFPILSDVGVKGVAFFDYGNAIDDSYSKMFSSLLMSYGGGIRWASPLGPLRLEYGIPVNPRHDLDSPSGRLEFSIGSLF; encoded by the coding sequence GTGCCCATATTTCGTGTGTTAGTGCTGATCATCTGTGCGTTGCAGCTTATGGTTGCCGGTGTGGCGAGGGCTGAAGGCGAAAAGATCGTCGAGGTGCGGATCACGGGTAATCACCGTATCGAATCGGCTGCCATCCTCAATGTCATCTCAACCAAGGCCGGCGATACCATGCGGGACGACAAGATCGACGCCGATATACGCGCCATTTATAAACTCGGTCAGTTTCAGGATATCAAGGCGGAAGTGGAGGACACCGGCAAGGGAACGGTCCTCGTCTATGCGGTGCAGGAAAAGCCGGTTGTTCGCGACATAAAATTCGAGGGAAACAAGGAACTCAGCAACGACAAGCTCAAGGACGCCCTGGAGTTCCGCCAGAACTCCATACTTTCCACTAAAGACCTTGCCAAGAGCGTCGCCAAGATGAAAAAGCTCTACGGCGACGAGGGATATTATCTGGCCGAGATCGATCCGGTGGTTGAAAAGCGTACGCCCACGGACCTTGCGATTACCTTCAAGGTTACGGAAGGAAAGAAGATCCTCATCCGCACCATTCATTTCGACGGCAACAAGGCCTTCAGCGACCGGCAGTTGCGCAAGGTTATGGAAACCAAGGAGAAATGGTTCCTGTCGTGGCTGACCGGGGCCGGCACGTACAAGGAGGAGGTGCTGAAAAACGACGCCTTGCTGATTGCCGACCACTATATGAATAACGGCTACATCAACGTCAAGGTGGGGGAGCCGGTCGTCAAACTGACCGAGGCCAAGGATGCCCTGGAGGCGTTCATCGGTATCACGGAAGGGGAACAGTACCGGGTCGGCGACGTCGATTTCAAAGGGGATCTCCTGGAACCGGTCAGCGAGCTGCGCAAGAAGATCAAGGACGAGCCGGGGCAGATATTCAGCCGGAGTGTCCTGCGCGGCGACATCGCGGCCCTGACCGACGTCTATGCCGACAAGGGCTATGCCTTTGTCAATGTCAATCCGCTGACAAAGGCGGACAATACGAAACTTACCATTGATTTGACCTTCGACATGGAAAAGGGCGAGCTGGTTTCCATCGAGCGGATCAACGTCGCCGGCAACCCCAAGACCCGCGACAAGGTGGTCCGCCGCGAACTGCGCATCACCGAGGGTGATCTCTACAGCGCCACCGGCATCAAGCGCAGCAAACAAAACCTGATGAATACCGGTTATTTCGAGGAAGCCAACCTTGCGACGGCCAAGGGGAGCGCCAGCAACAAACTCAATGTCAACGTGGATGTCAAAGAGAAGCCGACCGGCTCTTTCAGTATCGGCGGCGGTTACAGCTCCCTGGACGGCGTCATCGGCCAGGGCTCCGTGCAGCAATCCAACTTCCTTGGCCTGGGGCTCAAGGCGAATGTTTCCGGCTCCCTCGGCGGAAAGTCCCAGACCTATTCCCTCGGTCTCACCGACCCCTACTTCCTCGACACCAAGTGGACCCTGGGGGCCGACGTCTACCGGACGCAACGCGATTACAGCGACTACACCCGGCGTCTGACCGGCGGCGATATCAAGGGCGGCTATCCGATCAACGACTTTGTCGGGACCTTTTTCATGTACAAGTACGAGATCAAGGACATCTACAACCCCCAGCAGGCCTATCTGGATTTCAACGTGACCGACCCGGACAATTATCCGCTGGGGGTAACCACGACCAGTTCCATCATGGCCAGTATCACCCATAACAATACCGACTACCGTCTCGATCCCTCAACCGGCTTCATCAATTCGCTTACGGCGGAATTTGCCGGTCTGGGCGGCAACAACAAGTTTGCCCGGTATACCCTGGAGAATACCTGGTTCCATCCGATCTACAAGAAGCTGATATTCTCCACCAAGCTGGCCATGGGATATGTCCAGAAGGTGGGAGGACGGAAGGTGCCGATCGACGAGAAGTTCTACCTGGGCGGCATCTTTTCGCTCCGCGGCTATAAGGCCCGCACGGTTTCCCCGGTTAATCCCCTTCTGGTCGTGGACCACGGAACCATGTCGCCGTCCGATCAGAAAGTCTATCTGGGAGGTAACAAGGAGTTCTACGGCAATACGGAATTCACCTTCCCCATCCTCTCCGATGTGGGGGTCAAGGGGGTCGCGTTCTTCGACTACGGTAACGCAATCGACGATTCCTACAGCAAGATGTTCAGTTCGCTTCTGATGAGCTACGGTGGTGGGATCAGGTGGGCTTCGCCCTTGGGGCCGCTCCGTCTGGAGTACGGTATTCCCGTCAACCCTCGCCACGATCTGGATAGCCCCAGCGGCAGATTAGAGTTTTCGATCGGCAGCCTCTTTTAG
- the lpxA gene encoding acyl-ACP--UDP-N-acetylglucosamine O-acyltransferase has translation MIHPSAIIEPSAQLASDVEVGPYAIIGKHAIIGKGTKIGAHTVIGDWTEIGENNQIFHQASVGAPPQDLKYRGEETWTRIGDNNMVREFATIHRGTVSGHGETVVGSNNLFMAYSHVAHDCRIGSNVVMANVATLAGHVTIEDHVILGGLVAVHQFATVGAHAMIGGGTLIGLDIPPYMIATSGKRDAKLRGLNLIGLKRRGFTDEAINNLKKAYKTLFMAGLKLDDAVARLKGEIKGCPEVDYLLAFIERSERGVCRG, from the coding sequence ATGATACACCCAAGCGCGATAATAGAGCCGAGCGCACAACTGGCGTCCGACGTCGAAGTAGGCCCCTATGCGATCATCGGGAAACATGCCATCATCGGCAAGGGCACCAAGATCGGTGCCCATACCGTGATCGGCGACTGGACGGAGATCGGCGAGAATAACCAGATCTTCCACCAGGCCTCGGTCGGCGCCCCGCCCCAGGATCTGAAATACCGGGGTGAAGAAACCTGGACCCGCATCGGCGACAACAACATGGTCCGTGAATTTGCCACGATCCACCGCGGCACGGTTTCGGGCCATGGCGAGACCGTAGTAGGCAGCAACAACCTCTTCATGGCTTATTCCCACGTGGCCCACGACTGCCGCATCGGCAGCAACGTGGTCATGGCCAACGTGGCGACCCTGGCCGGGCATGTTACGATCGAGGACCATGTCATTCTGGGCGGTCTGGTGGCGGTACATCAATTCGCCACGGTCGGCGCCCACGCCATGATCGGCGGAGGCACCCTGATCGGCCTGGATATCCCGCCGTACATGATTGCCACCTCGGGCAAGCGTGACGCCAAACTGCGGGGGCTGAACCTGATCGGCCTCAAGCGGAGAGGGTTCACGGACGAGGCGATCAATAACCTGAAAAAGGCCTACAAGACGCTTTTCATGGCAGGTCTGAAGCTTGACGACGCTGTTGCCCGTCTCAAGGGGGAGATCAAGGGGTGCCCTGAGGTGGACTATCTGCTGGCTTTCATCGAACGCTCCGAACGCGGGGTTTGTCGCGGATGA
- a CDS encoding Gfo/Idh/MocA family protein, with amino-acid sequence MTALRTAVIGVGYLGNFHAQKYAAIPDVELVGVVDNDPKRAAEIAAALGTTAYSDHRDLIGKVDAVSVVVPTQFHHTVARDFLAAGVHVLIEKPITVTTAEADELISLAEERKLVFQVGHLERFNPVLVALGDILREPLFIESVRIAPFKPRGTDVNVVLDLMIHDIDIIQHIVGSPVERIDAVGAPVFTGEEDIANARIVFENGCVANVTASRISLKSERKMRIFQRDAYITLDFQNRKLLVAQKGSGELFPGVPNVKVDERELGQADALKNEIESFIEAIREGKQPQVSGREGKMALETALKINVSLKRTHP; translated from the coding sequence ATGACCGCCCTCAGGACGGCCGTCATAGGCGTTGGCTACCTGGGTAACTTCCATGCCCAGAAGTACGCCGCCATCCCCGATGTGGAGTTGGTGGGTGTCGTGGACAACGACCCGAAGCGAGCCGCCGAGATTGCAGCGGCCTTGGGGACAACCGCCTACAGCGATCACCGGGACCTGATCGGCAAGGTGGATGCGGTCAGCGTGGTCGTCCCGACCCAGTTCCACCACACTGTTGCCCGCGATTTCCTGGCAGCCGGCGTCCACGTGCTGATAGAGAAGCCGATCACGGTCACCACGGCTGAGGCCGACGAACTGATCTCCCTTGCCGAAGAGCGCAAGCTGGTCTTTCAGGTCGGCCACCTGGAACGCTTCAATCCGGTCCTGGTGGCGTTGGGGGACATCCTCCGCGAGCCACTCTTCATCGAGTCGGTACGCATCGCTCCCTTCAAACCGCGCGGTACGGATGTGAACGTGGTCCTGGACCTGATGATCCACGATATCGACATCATCCAGCACATCGTGGGCTCTCCGGTGGAGCGCATCGATGCCGTCGGCGCGCCGGTGTTCACCGGCGAGGAGGATATCGCCAACGCCCGGATCGTTTTTGAGAACGGCTGTGTGGCCAACGTGACCGCCAGCCGCATCAGCCTGAAGAGCGAACGCAAAATGCGCATATTCCAGCGGGATGCCTACATAACCCTGGACTTCCAGAACCGCAAGCTGCTGGTGGCCCAGAAAGGGAGCGGCGAGCTGTTTCCCGGGGTCCCCAACGTAAAGGTCGACGAGCGGGAACTGGGGCAGGCCGATGCGCTCAAAAACGAGATAGAATCGTTCATCGAGGCCATAAGAGAAGGGAAGCAGCCGCAGGTGAGCGGCAGGGAAGGGAAGATGGCGCTGGAGACGGCGCTCAAAATCAACGTAAGCCTGAAAAGGACACACCCATGA